tgagtgaataaatgaacaagttcaagggagagagggagagagggagggagggagggagggagggagacagcaagaggagagggaaggagaggaaagagaacaagggaggcagaggggaggaggacagaggaggaagaggaggggaggagagaaggaagtgaaaGAGGATGGAAGGGGAGGGAAGTTTCTTTTTGACTTCTTTGCACAGAGAATGACGGTAACTTGCGACCTCTGGTGGCGAAGGAGAGCCACTCCACCGGGTTCGGGGAAAGGGGAATTCAGTCCTTTGGAGTTGCAGGGCCCTGAATTCAAGACAAAAGAGATACCCAGTTCCAGAAAGAGGGTTGGGGCAGGCCCTTGTAAGGACGTGGGCACTCACTGTCAGGGGCTCTGTCAGTTGGTGATGGCAGGGTCAGGGCTCTGGCAAGGCAAGAGAAGCACCTGCCTAGGGCACAAATTTAAGGGGGCCCCTAAAACTCAGTTAACTGAGACCAATAtgttaatgcaatattttaaaacatcaaagtGTGGCCCACAAAccagctgcctgtttttgtaaataagattgtatTGGAACCAGGATCAGGATTCAGGCTAACGTCCTCAGTTATGGCAGAGATTACAGCCCACGTGCCTCATGAGTGCAGGTGGTCCCATCTCCTCTCGGCCAGCTCAGATCATTTAATAAGAGCACGCCTATACGGGGCACTCAGTAGGCCAGGCTTGGGTAACTGCATTCTGTGGCCAGTGGACTGGCCACAATTTCCCAGGAGATGTGGGCCTGTGTCCTTTTCAGTGTTGGACACATCTATGCCACATCACATTTCCCTGGCTCTGCCATTCATTAGCAGTGTTACCTTGGGCAAGACTGAATTTCTCCGTGCCTCAGTTGTCTCCTCTGTAAGATGGGTTAATGCACACAAAGAACTTAGTGACTGCTCAATAAACTGTTGTTAAAAATGTGGGCTTGAAtgccagctctgtcacttattgTGACCCTAGGACGTCCTACTTCTCACTGCTAAGAGTGTTTCCTCATCCGTTATAACCCTTGTTATAACCGGTGGGAATTCACATGCTGCTGCTGGTGCCATTGGCTCATCGGTGCAAAGCACAGGCTGTCTGTCCCCTGTGGACTTTGAGGGATCTGGGATTGCAGAGGGTTCCTTAGCCCTCTGTGAGACACTGAACTAGGAGAAGAATCCACTGCTCCCCTAGGAAGGCTTGTTAATCCTTATTTCCCTGCCCTGGCCACAGGCTGAGTATGAAGACAGGAAATACTCCTGCTGGGAACACGTGTGAAGTGTCTCCAGCCTCCGgcgtctccctctccctcttaaTGCCTGCAGAGGTCATTTTTGCttccctgctgctgctgccgccactccCACAGCCGCTGGCCACCGTGTCACATACCCCGGTGACCGCCACATGGCTTGCGGCATGCTTGCCGACACCTCCACCCTGGTCTATCCTCATCACAGGCTAACCTTCTCACTGTTTTCTTGCCTCCACTCTGGCcccttgcagtttttttttttctaccaatgtcatcctttcacaatgtacatCAGATGTTCCTGGTTTAAAACCTCCTGAGCTGCATTAAGAATAAAAACCCAGCCTTGTTACTCGGCCCTGCGTGACCCAGCACTTACCCACCTCTCCGATCTCACTTCCTGTTCCTCCTCCTTGCTCGGTGGCAAACCAGCCCCACCAGCCTTGCTGTCCCTCAGGGATGCTCCTCCTTCACCAACTCGGTACCTGGAGTCCCACACCCCATCTCCTGGTTCTCCGTCACGTCTTACTCCCAAGGTCACCTCATCGAGGCTTTCCCTGAccactcctccctctccctccactcgAGGTCACTCAGAATCTCAGCATCCTTTACAGCAGGGGTCCCCGACCCCCGGGCCTCGGATCAGGACCAAGTACCGGTCCGTAGCCTgctaggaaccgggccacacagcaggaggtaagcggcgggcgagcgagcgaagcttcatctgctacCCCCCATTCCTCCCCATCGCTGGCAGGACCGCCTCAACCAGCATCCCCAACCCCCGGgtaaaactgtcttccacgaaaccggtccctggcgGCAGAAAGGTTGGGGGCCGCTGCTTTACAGCCCTCATCACTGTCTGAAATTGTCTTAGGGACTCAGTTTGTTTCCAGAGACATTCGTGTCCCCtctgtatctccagtgcctggcacacagcgagCGCTAGGTATCCGCTGACTTAACAGCTGCACGTGTGGCTCAACCATTCTCCCCACGAGGTAGAGATTAGCCATATTAGCTGTACAGTATATGAGGAAACTGGGGAATAAGCCCTCAGCCACGTTGAgaatattcattgaaaaaaattatggCCAGCTCCTGTGGCCTTGGAATTATTTGAAAATAGTGTAACACAATGCCAACacatattataataatatgtgtCATATATTGAAATGCATCTCATTTCTTAAAGGATCAGTGGAGAGCATACGGGCTTTGGAGCCAGGGAAAAGTCCTCCTTGCTACCTGTGACATCTTGGACAAGCTCCCCCCCTTCTGAGCCCGTTTCTCTATCGAATGGTGACAATACCTAATTTAGCGTTGTTTTAGATTCAATGCCTGACGTGTAGTAACCAAACAATGATGTCAGTTCTCTCAACCAGTCACCACTACCCAGAAAGGGAAGTTTTCTTTCATTCCTGGGCATCTGCCGTGTGCAGAGTGATAACTGTGGTGAACAAAACTGACACAGTCCAAGTTGCTCCAGAATGTTCACTCCATGAGAACATGCTTGTCCATCTTGCTCATCATTGCACCTGGTACCCAGTACAGTGCCCACACTCAAAATATTGACTTGCTAGTTAGAGCTTACAGGAAGAAAGTGTTTTATTATACCCACctccctcccaacacacacacaaattctttGGGGGAAGAAACTGGGCAAGGATAAGTGTGAGCTAATTCGCGGTACTTTGCATCTTAATACAGTTTTCCTGCACCTTCTCTTAAACCAGGTTTTATCAAACTTCAGTCATTTCCAAGCTACTTCACTATCTTTGCTCAATCTACTTACTGTCTTTGATATAAACCGGCTTTTTTACctatagaaattaaaaggaaatttatacCAATCACTTCTTAATTAGAAGACAGCCATAAAAACAcagagcaacaaaaataaaaagtcttgtacaggggcttccctggtggcgtagtggttaagagtccacctgctgatgcaggggacacgggtttgagcccggtctgggaagatcccacatgccacggagtggctgggcccatgagccgtggccactgagcctgcgcatccggagcctgtgctccgcaacgggagaggccgcaacagtgagaggcccgcgtaccgccaaaaaaaaaaaaaaaaaagtcttgtacAGAAATACATAAATTTCAGTTGCCTGAAAGCTATGagcctgctttttttaaaaaggagaaattggagTTAAGCggcatttttcatcatttttttttaccatgaccCTCAAAAAGAACTGTATTTTACATCAAAACCTAGTACATACCATTGTCTATATACACATTTCAAACAAGTTTCATAAAACAATACTTACAATACTACATGTAATGTGCTCTGATATTTTCTAATCTctgattccatttctttcttaaaatgctGGTTGTAACCCACTGTACTGGTTTCAAAGAGGAGTCTGTCAtgaacacaacaacaaaaaaggctgGGTTAGAGGGCTGATAAAGACATACTGTCACCAACTGAGACTGTCCTTGCCTCACCAGGACTGAAAACAGAATAAGGTTCTCAGTATGTGGTTCACTGTTTTGTAACGCCATGCCCTTGATCTGAGGTGTACACGGCACAATTGCAGAGAAAGCCTGAGATTTATTCTGAATGCCCAGTTCTGCCAGACATGTCTTATGTACAGAGTAAGCTCTTGAGAACAGTCAACCGCAGATGACAATGCCTAAGAAGCATGATCACAGACGGCACCTAAAAATATCCCACCACCTTTATTTAGGTCGAATCTCATATTCAGAGCATTCCTTCAAAGTTACTGTGAACAGCTTAACCGTCTGTGGTCGTCACAGAATTCTTCTACCCCACCATggacctctttctccctctcaggCGCACCTCATCTAATTTTTTAAGCACTGGCCTGGCCTTTTTGGAGGCAGCGGAGTAGCTCTTCAGAAAGGCTTCAAACACAGTCTCGGTGTTGGGATGGGTACTAAGGAAGGCTTTCTCTAGCACGTACAGGTCAACTCCCTTATCTTCCGGAAGTGCTGAAATGAAACTCAGCCCAAAGTCTATGAGCACGATGTTCAGCTGTTCCAGGGGAGGTTTCAGGAGCATGTTGGACGTGGTGAGATCACCATGAATGACGTCTTCATCGTGCATTCGAGCCAAAACCTGTCCGATTGCCTTGGCTAAGCCAAAGAGACTTTGGGGAGATTTTTCAGTCTCCATAGTGGATTCGATATAATCTCGAACAGTCACTGAGCCTTCAATTTCTTCCATGAATAAGCAGTTGGAAGCATGGTCCACAAAAAAGACAACCGGGGCACATATTCCTGCAACCAAGACATAAGGGGTCATTGAATtagatacttctttttttttttaaatagtaagctTAATTTTCAAAGACTGAGCCAGTTTTTTACAGTGTGTATCTGCGTATTTCGGGAAAAAGATTTAGGAATGCTGCAGAATGGTAGAGCTTAACTTCTCTGGAAGTTTCCCCTGCAGGACTGTGCTAAGACCACCCCATAGCTAAGGTGAGCAGAGCCAaagctccctcctcccttccacccttTATGATTGGACTTCATTTGTCATACTTATTCgctaaaatacaatacaaaataaaGAGCCAGAAGGGTAAGCACAGCCCAGTCAGAGCCGTTTCTACCTGACAAGGACACCAGCAGGAGGCCAAGCCATGTGCCGGCTTAGAGATTCATCTTTATAGAGAGGAAGGACAAGTTTAAATCCCTGCTCCCTTCCTTATTAGCCGTATAACTTTAAAGTCacattaatttctctaagctGCCATTTCTGCTTCTATAACATGAGATCAATACTTCCAATAATTCAATGACTTCTCTGAATTTGAAGATTCAATGAATCTTCATTGAATGTCAATCACCCTCAAGACACTTCTAGATACTGGAGACAAATCTGTTGGGATACAGCAGAAAACAAAGCAGGCACGATCCCTGCTTAACAGAACTTAGATCTTGGAGAGGgcgaaaatagaaaatatgaacacgtGAATAATGTCGTTAAATATGATCAAGGGCAGAGGTGCATCTGCTTGTCCGCTACTGAATCTCCTCCAGATCTCCCTGCACCTAACAGTGTCTTGGAGTACAGCAGACACCTAAAAAATACCAATGACAGAAACAAAGGTAGGAAGTGTAAAAGTGAAAAGCCAGTGTTTCTGGGTCAGAGGGATATGGGCTGAGAGCCTGGCTGGCTcgcttgggcaagttactcctCTGAGCCTACGTTTCTCATCTGAGGACAAGGTTTACGGTCATGGTGCAATgatgttttaatgaaaaaataaacagttgAATGAAATCTAATGTTTACTGAGCGCCACAAGTCAGTCCTATGTTCAAACATAATACATGGCATACACATCTCGTCTAATGGCCACAACATCCCTATGAGATGGATATAGCTACAATGACTTCCCtttacatgtgaggaaactgaggctgaggttATATAACTTTGCTGAAAGGCTATATATGAAGCAGCGGAGTATTTGAACCCAGAGAGCCTGGCTCCTGGGCAAGTACCTGTAATTACGTCTgcttcttaaaaggaaaaaaagataacgATCGAAAATTGAGACGGTACAAATGGGGAAACCGAGGTTCAGGGCAGTTAAATGACATGCGCAACGCTGAGCaagagtggcagagccagaactgaACCAGGCGCCAATGGCTCCGGGACAAATGCTAGTCGCTGCAAGGCCAAGCGGCTTCTGAAGAGTTAATGAACGAAAAGAAGGATAAAAGGATCACATTTCTTAACGGAAAGCCATGCAGAAGGTAcaaacagagaaactgaggcaaatcGCGGCCCGCAGCGCAGGGGAGCCCCTTACCCGCGTCCCCCACGCCCCCAAGCCGGGCCGCCTCACCTGCGCGGCGACAGCGGAGCAGCGCCCGGGCCTCCTGCACCGTCCGTCGCCGGCCGAGCCGCGCCTCCAGCGCCGGGTGTCGGTAGCCCTTGGGAAAGCGGTACTTCACCACGGCCGCGCGGCCCTGGAAGCGGCCGCGGAACACGCGCGCCTCGGCGCCCTGCTTCACCAGCTCTAGGCCGCTTAAGAAGCGTCTGCTTCGCTCCCGGGCCGCTACCAGTGCTTCGGCCGCGGGCGCCAGCCCCTCGTTCAGCTCACTGTCAACACGACCTACCTCCGCCATGTTTGCGCCTCGGCATAGCCGCTTGGAGACGCTCGGCCCTCTCCGGAAACTGTCGGAGCTTCTTCGGCTAGCTCCGGAAATCCTCGGAGCTCTTCGGCCACTCGAACGCCGACACTTCCGCCTTGTGGAACTGGTTCCTCCTCCCAACCTTTCGGCTCTTTTCGAAGCCTAGTGGCCCCGCCTCCCTGCTCTTCGGCTATCTCCGTAAACTCTCGGTAAACCGCTCTTTCCACTCCTCGGCTCTTTCCGGAAGCCCTTGGTGACTCTCGAGGTCGGCTTTGTTGGCCCCTGCATCCCAGCTCTTCGGCTATTTTCGGAAAGCTTCGGTGCTTCTCGAGGAAAAACTTTTTCGGAATCTGCTCTCCTCAGGAGTCTTTATGGATCCCGGAAAGCTGCACCCCCAGGAGTTCTCTTCTTGGAACTCCTCGTCCCTGGGCTCCTGAATTGCCCCCCAATAGCAGCTTACACTAGTGTTTATTGAGTGCATTCAGGAGGAATAAAGTTAAATGATGAAAgcccatcttacagaaaaataataatagtaattgagAGTCAGAGAGGGTGGTGGGGATAATCAGGCTGCGGAGTTTTTCAAAGGAGACAGAACCCAAGCCGAGCTGGGAGTGATTAGCAAATAaacttttactgtttattttatttgcaaacCTACAGGCTATAACAAATTCTTACAATACACAGTTTTGTCCACAAGAAAAATTGAAGAACCCCTATCCCTGTCATCAATCCGCGCCCCTCCCGTCAACTATTGTATAACGTTtcttcccagatttttttttttactgtatatgTGTTCACTCTCACACATAGTGGAGGCAGCCTCAAGTGCCTGTCACACTGTGTGATGCAGCAACAAACATTATTTCTCTGAGTTTCAGATCCATCATCTTTAGAAAGAAGATAATTAGTTTTACTTTAGCAATagcttattaaaattaaataagatattgCTCATGAGGGTACCTGGTGGATTGCATACACTTCACGTGTGCATTTTCCTTCCCCCATCACTGAGACCCTGTTTGAAATATTGAAGAAAGGCCCTTGGGTCTGAGGGTTGCTACGACTGACACCAACCCTCAGCTCCACAGTCCCTGCGTTCATTCATGCACAGGGTAGGTCACCTTTTCCATCATCAGACCCTTTGTGTTGACATAATGTGGTTTCCAGCACCTTTCATCAGCCCGCATATTTAAAGCTCACCCagaaacaattctatttataGTGCCCAGTTTCCCAGGTTTGTAGTTTCATTATCATAATTGTTAGtgtccatatgatcatctccacgGTTACCAAATCTGTCTGAACCCCTctgtatggctgttagcataacTGATGCCATCTTGAGTCCGTACAGTTCCTGCTGTCCTTCCACTGACCCTACCTATGCCTGTTCCGCATAGTAAATCTTTTCTCTGTCATCAAGGGCTTTGTAGTTAATAGATGTTGTTTAATGATCTTTAAGTCCAGGTGGCCTCTATGCTCCGTTAGCctccaaacaatgatgaagacctTTGCTGACGTACTCCTAGTACCTACAGAACTAGTTACCCATTCATAAATCTTGACTTAGGAATACACTTCCTGTTTCCAAGCATGTGCCCCCATACCCTAGGTTAGCTATAAAGTTGTCCCAATGGCCCCTTGAAGGCTCAGAGTGCAGCTGCAGATGCACTGGGTGGATTGCTGTCCACCAGTTCCTACCCTGTAAGTTACCCTATAATAAACTGATCTATTGATTATATGCAGCTGCCTACCTCGTTTTTTATTCTCCAGAAACCTTCTCAGTTTGGTGGGTACTTTTCGTTCCTTCCGACCTCCAACACCCTCCTTGGAAAATCCACTGTGCAAACATATTTACAAGTCCCAGGCTTGCTATGGTCAGACTGGTTCTGGCTTCTGTGGTAGGAAGCCTATTTAAAACCTTTCAGTGGTTCCTTGTTGTGCTTCAGATAAAGATCCATGAGGTCGTGCATGAGGCCCTATGTCCCTCTTTCAGACTCATCTCCCACCAAACTCCCCTCTGCAAGTCCCAGGGCACACGTTTGCTTTCTCTCAGTCTCATTCTTGCTAGGCTCCCTCCTGCCATGGGGTCTTTGCACCTGCTATTTCCCATGTCAGAAGTGCTCTTCCCTCTCTTTGTTGCCTAGACCAATCTAGGCATCCTTCCAttctcagctcaaatgccacttcctcagggaagccctccctgacttctcataggagggaaaaaaacaacctTGAAAATTCCTGGTGCCCCTGTGAATCTCTCCTCTTTTGCattgcctttttgtttgtttgtatgacTATTTGATTAGTGGCAGGATTTAGTTCCTCACAGACTGTTAATATGAGGGCCTTAGTTCCTTCCTGGCTATTGCCTGGAGGCCACCCTCAATTCTTGCCACGTGGGACTCTCCACTGGGCAGCTCACAGCACACAGGTGGCTTCATCAGACTGAGTGAGTAAGAAGAGATCAGGAGAGGGTGAGCAAGATGGAAATCGCTTTTATAACCTGATCTCTAGAATAACAATCAtcattttttctgtattctatttgttagaagtgGGTCACTAGGTCCTGCCTACCCTCAAGGGAAGCCATTTTTGAAGATGCCTACCAAAATGCCCAATTagaatttttcctttctcatttgggACAACCAGTGAAGAGGGATTCTCTATTCTCTAGGAGAGATAGAACCTGACAGCAGGCATGCAAACATCTTCCTGACTTAATGCAAGCCATAGAAATCAAAGATCAACGACTTCATGCCCTTTTTCATCATATGATTTCTATAGGTTATCTCAGGAATGGAACAGCCCAGGCCTTTCTGTACCAGGTCTCCTGGTGACAATTCCAGATACTCATATGAAGGAGGAATTGTCACATGGCAATGGCCAAGGGGCCTCCTTGGGCTCTTCTCCATGCCAGAAAGGCAGTAGAGTGTGATGGATAAGAGCCCAGTTTTCCCCATAAGTTTGACTTCCGGATCAGATGTATGCTAGTGTGTGTCCTTAAgcactattgatttttttttaagattatttttgatgtggaccatttttcaagtctttattgaatttgttactgtattgcttctgttttatgttttgggtttttggccacaaggcacgtgggatcttagctccccgaccagggatcaaaccctcaccgtctgcactggaaggcaaagtcttaaccaccggacctccagggaagtcccagccctattgcttttatttatttgtttattatgcaagcaagttacttcacttccCTTTGCCTCACTCATAAAATGGGGCTACATTTTAATAATCCCTACTCATTAGGCAGTTGTAAATACACATAAGATGCTTAAATCAATTATCCCTCAATAGTTTAAACTGTTGTTTCTGGTTATCGTTGCTGCATAACAATTCACTCCAAAACTTCAAATTCAAAACGACCATTTTATTATAATCATGGAatctgtgggtcagaaatccaGACTGGGAACAACAGGgatggcttgtctctgctccaccACGTCTGGGGCCTAGCTGGACAGACTTGAGGGTTGGG
This portion of the Pseudorca crassidens isolate mPseCra1 chromosome 15, mPseCra1.hap1, whole genome shotgun sequence genome encodes:
- the TP53RK gene encoding EKC/KEOPS complex subunit TP53RK, translating into MAEVGRVDSELNEGLAPAAEALVAARERSRRFLSGLELVKQGAEARVFRGRFQGRAAVVKYRFPKGYRHPALEARLGRRRTVQEARALLRCRRAGICAPVVFFVDHASNCLFMEEIEGSVTVRDYIESTMETEKSPQSLFGLAKAIGQVLARMHDEDVIHGDLTTSNMLLKPPLEQLNIVLIDFGLSFISALPEDKGVDLYVLEKAFLSTHPNTETVFEAFLKSYSAASKKARPVLKKLDEVRLRGRKRSMVG